A genome region from Chelonia mydas isolate rCheMyd1 chromosome 12, rCheMyd1.pri.v2, whole genome shotgun sequence includes the following:
- the LOC119563709 gene encoding uncharacterized oxidoreductase C663.09c-like isoform X1: MQGKWVQLTQLSLSRGSAGWGRGRQGTMAGFNVRSVLVTGASRGIGLGLAKQFLGKSNPPKWVFATCRDPEGAQAQELKTLASRHPNLMIVALEVTDPASIKAAAARVEEHLKGSGLNLLINNAGILRLNTLESETPEDMSLVYATNVTGPLLVSQAFLPLLKKAAQGSPQPGLSCSKAAIVNMSSEGGSITNPFAWQLGQVISYRCSKAALNMLTKCQSLGYGGDGILSIAVHPGWVQTDMGSSASHQVGASLGEARCSLMSWADVHCRGNGYAGGCSLITPPILMTPLRGSHPSEAVVRTHVRVPSPL, translated from the exons ATGCAGGGGAAGTGGGTGCAGCTAACCCAGCTCTCACTGAGCCGAGGCAGTGccggctggggcagaggcaggcaaGGGACCATGGCTGGCTTTAATGTCCGCAGCGTTCTGGTGACTGGGGCCAGTCGGGGAATCGGCCTGGGGCTTGCCAAGCAGTTTCTGGGGAAATCAAACCCACCCAAGTGGGTCTTTGCGACCTGCCGGGATCCGGAGGGAGCACAAGCACAG GAATTAAAGACCTTGGCATCCAGGCATCCAAACCTGATGATTGTTGCACTAG AAGTTACGGACCCAGCCAGCATCAAGGCGGCAGCAGCCAGAGTTGAGGAGCATCTGAAAGGCTCGGGGCTGAATCTGCTGATAAACAACGCTGGGATACTGAGGCTGAACACACTAGAGTCTGAGACACCGGAGGACATGTCCCTGGTGTATGCAACCAACGTGACAGGGCCTCTCCTGGTGAGCCAG GCGTTCCTGCCCTTGCTGAAGAAGGCTGCCCAGGGAAGCCCCCAGCCAGGGCTGAGCTGTAGCAAGGCGGCCATTGTCAACATGTCCAGTGAGGGCGGCTCCATCACGAATCCCTTTGCCTGGCAGTTGGGGCAAGTTATCTCTTATCGGTGCAGCAAG GCTGCTCTGAACATGCTCACCAAGTGCCAGTCCTTGGGGTATGGCGGAGACGGGATCCTGAGCATTGCTGTCCATCCTGGCTGGGTGCAGACTGACATGGGGAGCTCCGCCTCCCACCAGGTAGGTGCCTCGCTGGGAGAGGCCAGGTGTAGCCTCATGTCATGGGCAGATGTTCATTGTAGGGGGAATGGTTACGCTGGAGGCTGTTCCCTTATCACACCCCCCATATTGATGACACCTCTCAGGGGCTCCCATCCCAGTGAGGCGGTTGTCAGGacccatgtcagggttccttccccactctga